One window from the genome of Candidatus Chlorohelix allophototropha encodes:
- a CDS encoding tetratricopeptide repeat protein: MQLYQLTKRKGFALVATSVMVLALVIAFSDIFNWLNFPRNPAFFLFRTFIAAIVLLVWLVLNLPPPKLPTGKFIIALAEFSQEREPDGGYNGVLRPEPIRRLPLRRFSEPVQYEDETLPFEESLHGSRFLDNLRQKRRAQPVAALRGEKRAAALPENYARNGLNLATSTPLATRPNRSATQYAAADSTAVSRLVTGVSTNSRLVATNEIGEPQQEGKTRHKFTPPDYLNRWMYVSGARQISAFLVEGIGRAISQAGVDDLAIFKTDYADDSVTAKQHAELNRAHVVIWGWNTYHTRREFVPVFEILASLEDAPPPAGDMQIMCLSSFELGLHSVHHSTSSFNAFVSGLGAYGLRKFEQARNEFSLALIANIMSEVYPRYENPVARAIIYFFLGNAYYYCNQLEKALRCYQEAWALDSQLFEARVNMGVVLALQGKLDFAVKSFIGVVRDNPELAVARYNLGMAYLEKGDFGKCRRELGNAIKINPRYAVAYRGLGISYLKELQLSEQNRSDNKALPSPKQDNSDNHLLYEEAITRIGEALRLKPDYARARVDLGRIRLHQAQSGLYDSEKCYHQASAELQEAIRIDHTLVEAHYMLGLLLREQQDLESAVLSLKEAVRQSRTERDPFYALAHYAQGEIYQQRGQVELAKEEFKEATRARAALSPATAQDYINQGIGYLGNQQFAEAREAFQKALQLEPDNAEAMLYMGVVYQETNLLNQAFTIYQNVMKLPNAPEEVYNRLSRLYLELGDEKNAFDLIKNAATRNPRSARLQFWLGNAYRRSKDETQAMSCYINAFRIDPDSADARFNLAMIYLGRKQIQDAVLQFTEVVRIRPNDYSTYIFLGRVYLQMGQTQEAVNALNEAIRIKPDAVEALLALGQIYQRQAEAESAIAQYETALTYSPNDLRIRELLASAYALAGRVELSIEQFQAVLSSEPSLDQKADAHYNLGVAYTSREKYHLAAQEFVEYVKLKPTDADGYFNLGLAYKNQGMIMESIDALSKAIELRSTYATAYQLRGQLFIAINDNEHGIADLQAFQSLKARQ, translated from the coding sequence ATGCAGTTATACCAGTTAACAAAACGAAAAGGCTTTGCCTTAGTTGCCACCTCGGTAATGGTGCTGGCTCTTGTTATTGCGTTTAGCGACATTTTCAACTGGCTTAACTTTCCTCGCAATCCCGCTTTCTTTCTATTCAGAACTTTTATTGCGGCGATTGTATTGCTGGTTTGGCTGGTTTTGAATCTGCCACCTCCTAAGTTGCCCACCGGAAAATTTATTATTGCGCTAGCGGAATTTAGCCAAGAAAGAGAACCGGATGGCGGCTATAATGGCGTATTACGACCTGAGCCAATCCGGCGTTTGCCACTTCGTCGCTTTTCCGAACCTGTTCAGTACGAGGATGAAACCTTACCTTTTGAAGAAAGCTTGCACGGAAGCCGCTTTCTCGATAACTTGCGACAGAAACGCCGGGCGCAGCCTGTAGCGGCGTTGCGTGGAGAAAAACGAGCCGCTGCTCTGCCTGAGAATTATGCCCGAAATGGCTTGAACTTAGCTACTTCCACCCCATTGGCAACTCGCCCGAATCGCAGTGCTACACAGTATGCTGCTGCCGATTCCACTGCCGTTTCTCGCCTTGTTACCGGGGTTAGCACCAATTCAAGGTTGGTTGCCACTAACGAAATAGGGGAGCCGCAACAGGAAGGCAAGACGCGCCACAAATTCACCCCCCCTGATTATTTAAACCGTTGGATGTATGTGAGCGGGGCGCGTCAAATATCAGCTTTTTTAGTGGAAGGAATCGGGCGGGCAATTAGTCAGGCAGGTGTGGACGATCTGGCGATTTTCAAAACCGATTACGCCGATGACTCCGTTACTGCCAAGCAACATGCCGAACTGAACCGGGCGCATGTGGTTATTTGGGGTTGGAACACTTATCATACTCGGCGCGAGTTTGTGCCAGTATTTGAAATACTGGCTTCGCTGGAAGATGCACCACCTCCCGCAGGTGATATGCAGATAATGTGTTTATCCAGCTTTGAACTGGGGCTACATTCGGTACATCATAGCACTTCTTCTTTCAATGCTTTCGTATCGGGGTTGGGCGCATACGGTTTGCGCAAATTCGAGCAGGCACGCAATGAATTCAGTTTGGCGCTCATCGCCAATATAATGAGCGAAGTTTATCCACGCTATGAAAATCCTGTGGCGCGCGCCATTATCTATTTTTTCCTAGGTAATGCTTATTACTATTGCAACCAACTTGAGAAAGCCTTGCGTTGTTATCAGGAAGCATGGGCGCTTGATAGCCAGTTATTTGAGGCTCGCGTAAATATGGGGGTTGTACTGGCGTTACAGGGCAAGCTCGATTTTGCGGTTAAAAGCTTTATTGGGGTGGTACGGGATAATCCTGAACTGGCGGTAGCTCGTTACAACTTGGGGATGGCTTATCTGGAAAAGGGTGATTTCGGTAAGTGCCGCCGCGAGTTGGGGAATGCCATCAAGATTAACCCACGCTATGCCGTAGCCTACCGCGGGTTGGGTATATCTTACCTGAAGGAATTGCAACTATCTGAGCAGAATCGTTCGGATAATAAGGCTTTGCCATCCCCCAAACAAGATAATTCTGATAATCATCTACTTTATGAGGAAGCCATTACTCGTATTGGCGAGGCGTTGCGGCTTAAGCCCGATTACGCTCGCGCCAGAGTAGATTTGGGGCGCATCCGGTTACATCAAGCGCAATCCGGTTTGTATGATTCTGAAAAATGCTATCATCAAGCTTCTGCAGAATTGCAGGAAGCAATCCGGATTGATCATACACTGGTAGAAGCCCATTACATGTTAGGCTTGTTACTGCGTGAACAACAAGACCTCGAAAGTGCGGTACTGTCGCTCAAAGAAGCGGTGCGCCAGAGTCGTACCGAGCGCGACCCATTCTATGCGTTGGCACACTACGCACAGGGTGAAATTTATCAGCAACGCGGTCAGGTTGAGTTAGCCAAGGAAGAGTTCAAGGAAGCCACTCGCGCCCGCGCCGCTTTATCTCCAGCTACCGCGCAGGACTATATTAATCAAGGTATCGGCTATCTGGGCAACCAGCAATTCGCGGAAGCCCGTGAAGCTTTCCAGAAAGCTTTGCAACTAGAGCCGGATAACGCTGAGGCGATGTTATATATGGGCGTGGTTTATCAGGAGACCAATCTGCTCAATCAAGCTTTTACCATTTATCAGAATGTCATGAAGTTGCCTAACGCGCCCGAAGAGGTTTATAACCGCTTGAGCCGCCTCTATTTGGAGTTGGGTGACGAAAAAAATGCTTTCGATCTCATCAAGAACGCCGCCACACGCAACCCGCGCAGCGCGCGCCTTCAATTCTGGCTTGGCAACGCTTACCGCCGTTCCAAAGACGAGACTCAGGCAATGTCCTGTTATATCAACGCTTTCCGAATTGATCCAGATTCGGCAGACGCTCGTTTTAATCTGGCGATGATTTACCTCGGTCGCAAGCAGATTCAGGATGCAGTTCTTCAATTTACTGAAGTGGTGCGGATTCGCCCGAACGATTACAGCACTTATATTTTTCTGGGCAGAGTGTATCTGCAAATGGGACAAACTCAGGAAGCAGTTAATGCGCTCAATGAAGCTATCCGTATCAAACCTGATGCGGTAGAAGCATTACTGGCACTTGGTCAGATTTACCAGCGACAGGCTGAAGCCGAATCGGCTATTGCTCAGTACGAAACCGCCCTTACCTACTCACCCAACGACTTGCGTATTCGCGAATTGCTGGCTTCCGCCTATGCGTTGGCGGGTAGGGTTGAGCTATCCATCGAGCAGTTTCAGGCTGTTCTATCATCAGAACCAAGCCTTGATCAGAAAGCCGATGCGCACTACAATTTGGGCGTAGCTTATACCTCTCGCGAGAAATACCATCTGGCTGCTCAGGAATTTGTCGAGTATGTTAAACTGAAGCCGACTGATGCCGATGGTTATTTTAATTTGGGTCTTGCCTACAAGAACCAAGGCATGATAATGGAATCGATAGACGCTCTCAGTAAGGCGATTGAGTTGCGTTCTACTTACGCCACCGCATACCAGTTGCGTGGACAACTTTTTATTGCTATAAATGATAATGAACATGGTATCGCCGATTTGCAAGCGTTCCAGAGTTTGAAAGCAAGACAATAG
- the fabF gene encoding beta-ketoacyl-ACP synthase II — protein MATRVVVTGMGAITPLGLDLETTWNGLVEGKSGIGAITLFDASEHKTKIAGEVKNFNPDNYNIDRKDARRMDRYALFALAATKQALEHSGLKIEDNNRNRVGVIVGSGIGGIGILSDQFKVLHEKGPTRVSPFFIPMMIANMASGMVAIYYGARGTNFCVVSACSTGAHAIGEAGEIIKRGEADVMIAGGSEAPIVPISVAGFNSMTALSRNNDEPQKASRPFDAKRDGFVMAEGAGVLILEELEHALQRGATIYGELTGYGSTDDAGDIVQPEETGDGAARAMTLAMERAKITPEQIDYINAHGTSTQLNEKAETAAIKRAMGKTAYEVSISSTKSMTGHLLGAAGAFEAIVCLKAINEGIIPPTINYEFPDPNCDLDITPNVAKKKPVRHAMSNSFGFGGHNVSVILSKFEN, from the coding sequence TTGGCTACAAGAGTTGTTGTTACAGGTATGGGCGCAATCACCCCGCTAGGGCTAGATCTCGAAACCACTTGGAACGGGTTGGTGGAGGGCAAAAGCGGTATTGGCGCTATCACTCTATTCGATGCCTCCGAACATAAAACCAAAATCGCCGGGGAAGTCAAAAACTTTAACCCCGACAACTACAATATAGACCGCAAAGATGCCCGCAGAATGGATCGTTACGCTCTGTTCGCGCTGGCAGCCACCAAACAAGCCCTTGAACATTCCGGCTTGAAAATTGAAGATAACAACCGCAACCGGGTAGGCGTTATTGTGGGCAGCGGTATCGGCGGCATCGGTATTCTGAGCGATCAATTCAAAGTGCTACACGAAAAGGGTCCAACCCGTGTCAGCCCCTTCTTTATCCCCATGATGATTGCCAACATGGCAAGCGGGATGGTTGCAATTTACTATGGAGCGCGTGGCACCAATTTCTGCGTGGTCTCGGCTTGTTCAACCGGAGCGCATGCTATCGGGGAGGCGGGCGAAATCATCAAGCGGGGCGAAGCAGATGTAATGATAGCGGGTGGTAGCGAAGCGCCTATCGTGCCTATCTCGGTGGCAGGCTTCAACTCTATGACCGCGCTTAGCCGCAACAACGATGAACCACAGAAAGCCAGCCGCCCTTTCGATGCCAAACGCGACGGTTTTGTAATGGCTGAAGGAGCAGGAGTGCTGATACTAGAAGAATTGGAGCATGCTTTACAGCGGGGCGCCACTATCTACGGTGAATTGACCGGATACGGCAGCACCGATGATGCCGGCGATATTGTTCAGCCGGAAGAAACAGGTGATGGCGCTGCCCGTGCAATGACGCTGGCAATGGAACGCGCCAAGATCACCCCTGAACAGATAGATTACATCAACGCGCATGGCACTAGCACCCAGCTAAATGAAAAAGCCGAAACCGCTGCCATTAAACGGGCGATGGGTAAAACAGCTTACGAAGTTTCTATCAGTAGCACCAAATCTATGACCGGACATTTGTTAGGTGCGGCAGGTGCATTTGAAGCGATAGTCTGCCTGAAAGCCATTAACGAAGGGATTATACCCCCAACTATTAACTACGAGTTCCCAGACCCCAATTGTGACTTAGATATAACTCCCAACGTGGCAAAGAAAAAGCCCGTTCGCCATGCTATGTCGAATAGCTTTGGCTTTGGCGGGCACAACGTCTCAGTGATTCTCAGCAAATTTGAGAATTAG
- the thrS gene encoding threonine--tRNA ligase: MSQKNEKQLSESELMQMRHSAAHLMAAAVQQLWPDARFGVGPAVKNGFYYDMDLPVQLTPEDLGKIEQKMRELKNKKLPFERVELPVDDAIAEMDKRGQAYKVELLQLLKEKGSTAVAKETGDADVVDTDSSGGVTSVSFYKTGDFVDLCRGPHVNSTVQIGAFKLMNIAGAYWRGNEKNKQLQRLYGAAFATKEELDQYLWQLEEAKKRDHRKLGQELDIFVISDEVGPGLPLWMPNGTVLRDELERLSKEEERRDGYYRISTPNITKAQLYYRSGHLPFYREDMYAPMIIDDEEYFLKPMNCPHHHQIYLARPHSYRDLPLRLAEYGQVYRYEQSGALSGLMRVRGMAQNDAHIYCRYDQAKEEFLRVMNLHSRYYKLLGIDDYYMRFSKPDLNKLDKYVNEPEKWIEAMNVVKEAMDESGLPYIEAEGEAAFYGPKIDFMIKSVIGTEYAISTNQLDFLATERFGLVYTGEDGKEHPVYVIHRAPLGSHERFVAFLIEHFAGAFPTWLAPVQAVVIPIADRHNEYARKVYETLFNADIPNAINGMRVELDDARESMQKKIRKAQLQKIPYMLVVGDKEAEQGAVAVRLRNNQDLGSMPLDEFVARVHERVVKRSPEL; the protein is encoded by the coding sequence ATGAGCCAAAAAAACGAAAAGCAACTTTCCGAGTCTGAATTGATGCAGATGCGCCACTCCGCCGCGCATTTGATGGCGGCTGCCGTGCAGCAACTCTGGCCCGATGCCCGTTTCGGAGTAGGTCCGGCGGTCAAGAACGGCTTTTACTATGATATGGATTTGCCGGTGCAACTTACGCCCGAAGATTTGGGCAAAATCGAGCAGAAAATGCGCGAGTTGAAAAATAAGAAACTACCATTTGAGCGCGTGGAATTGCCCGTTGATGATGCAATTGCCGAGATGGATAAGCGCGGGCAAGCCTATAAGGTAGAGCTATTGCAATTACTTAAGGAGAAGGGTAGCACCGCCGTTGCCAAAGAGACAGGCGATGCTGATGTAGTAGATACGGATTCGAGTGGGGGCGTTACCAGTGTTTCTTTCTACAAAACGGGCGATTTCGTAGATTTGTGTCGCGGTCCGCATGTGAATAGTACGGTACAAATCGGCGCGTTCAAGCTCATGAATATTGCGGGGGCTTACTGGCGCGGCAACGAGAAGAATAAGCAATTGCAACGCCTGTACGGGGCGGCTTTTGCCACCAAAGAAGAGCTTGATCAGTATTTGTGGCAACTGGAAGAAGCTAAAAAGCGCGACCATCGCAAACTGGGTCAAGAACTGGATATTTTCGTCATATCTGATGAGGTTGGACCGGGTTTGCCCCTGTGGATGCCTAATGGTACGGTGCTGCGAGATGAGTTGGAGAGATTGTCGAAAGAAGAAGAACGCCGGGACGGTTACTATCGCATCTCTACGCCCAATATTACCAAAGCTCAGCTTTATTACCGCTCAGGTCACTTGCCTTTTTACCGCGAAGATATGTACGCGCCTATGATTATCGACGACGAGGAGTATTTTCTCAAGCCGATGAACTGCCCTCATCATCACCAGATTTATCTGGCGCGTCCGCACAGTTACCGCGACTTGCCCTTGCGTTTGGCTGAGTATGGTCAGGTTTATCGCTACGAGCAGAGCGGCGCTCTCTCCGGTTTGATGCGTGTGCGCGGTATGGCACAGAACGATGCGCATATCTATTGCCGCTACGATCAAGCCAAAGAGGAATTTTTGCGGGTAATGAACCTGCATTCGCGTTATTACAAATTGCTCGGCATTGATGATTACTATATGCGCTTCTCTAAACCGGATTTGAACAAACTGGACAAGTATGTGAACGAGCCAGAAAAATGGATCGAAGCCATGAACGTGGTCAAAGAAGCGATGGACGAATCGGGCTTACCCTATATTGAGGCAGAGGGGGAAGCGGCTTTCTACGGACCGAAGATCGACTTCATGATTAAGAGTGTTATCGGTACGGAGTATGCTATTTCTACCAACCAGCTAGACTTCCTCGCAACAGAGCGATTCGGCTTGGTTTATACGGGCGAAGACGGCAAGGAACACCCTGTGTACGTGATTCACCGCGCACCGCTTGGTTCGCATGAACGCTTCGTTGCCTTCCTAATTGAGCATTTCGCAGGCGCATTCCCAACGTGGCTTGCTCCGGTGCAAGCGGTGGTCATTCCTATCGCCGACCGCCATAATGAGTATGCTCGCAAGGTTTACGAGACACTCTTTAACGCCGATATACCGAATGCTATTAACGGTATGCGCGTTGAACTAGACGATGCCCGCGAGTCAATGCAGAAGAAGATACGCAAGGCGCAACTCCAGAAAATTCCTTATATGCTGGTAGTGGGCGATAAGGAAGCCGAGCAGGGCGCAGTAGCAGTGCGTTTACGTAATAACCAAGATTTAGGCTCCATGCCGCTGGATGAGTTCGTGGCGCGTGTACACGAGCGAGTGGTAAAACGCTCTCCAGAGCTTTAA
- a CDS encoding AfsR/SARP family transcriptional regulator translates to MAVVCKVRMLGDFLIVMDNQPLALTTSLRFKSLLAYLIFYFNSTHSRLQLASLLWPESSEAQGLANLRRLLFRLRAVFPEAEQFLRIEYAQIKWNGAYTLELDTASFEQAVACADKEEHTGKQAKAVQHLERAVILYRGELLPGIYDDWIILERERLADIYFRTVRRLAVYYEQIRDHVTAIMYAELLLKQNRLDEETYRMLMRLQVACNKHAEAINYYRLCAETLRQELDITPDPATTALYQQLLSPVSIPKQTDEGEKPSR, encoded by the coding sequence ATGGCAGTGGTATGCAAAGTCAGAATGTTAGGAGATTTCCTAATTGTGATGGATAACCAGCCTCTAGCCCTTACCACTTCCTTAAGATTCAAGTCGTTGCTGGCATACCTGATTTTTTACTTCAATTCAACGCATTCACGCTTACAACTCGCCTCTCTTTTATGGCCTGAATCTTCCGAAGCACAAGGACTAGCCAATCTTCGAAGGTTGCTCTTTCGGTTACGTGCCGTTTTCCCAGAAGCAGAACAATTCCTCCGCATTGAGTATGCTCAAATAAAGTGGAATGGTGCTTACACACTGGAATTAGATACAGCCAGTTTTGAACAAGCAGTCGCATGTGCCGATAAAGAAGAGCATACCGGAAAGCAAGCTAAAGCCGTTCAGCACCTTGAACGAGCAGTAATACTATATCGTGGTGAATTGCTACCCGGCATTTATGACGACTGGATAATACTTGAGCGTGAACGACTCGCTGATATTTATTTCAGAACAGTCAGAAGGCTGGCGGTATATTATGAACAAATAAGAGACCACGTCACTGCTATCATGTATGCCGAATTATTACTCAAGCAAAACCGTTTGGATGAAGAAACCTATCGTATGCTTATGCGCTTGCAAGTTGCTTGCAACAAGCATGCAGAGGCAATCAATTATTATCGGTTATGCGCTGAAACGCTAAGACAAGAACTGGATATTACGCCTGATCCGGCAACTACTGCCTTGTATCAACAACTTTTAAGTCCCGTCTCTATTCCAAAGCAAACCGATGAGGGTGAAAAACCTTCACGCTAA
- a CDS encoding tetratricopeptide repeat protein — translation MQDDLKRLDSALASLVAGRKNTALRLLSTVVAKEPANQQAWLYLSLAQPREKAQQALDQLLKLNPAHQTAITLSLKLKENPEAELLLSDILSEAEIAVLAASNEATKPVRKAGRPSRKAKAVLEVDSKPIEFVEAAVELTETEFEAAVTTFAENDLTHPATAQMPLEDDAQQTPALAETTTTFEPIIVPSDEPLPTLGEISEPLTFETDYTFFFDTERVQEKNNPVATPILQASTKTATPPQNSVITASADSSVSAALANDDFWKRAAAQFNSPYTLRGVGKLNPRPVRRTRGPTRAFVSVTNFGLLMIMLASIILLVYLYLLFF, via the coding sequence TTGCAGGATGATTTAAAACGTCTGGATAGTGCCTTAGCCTCTTTGGTGGCAGGACGCAAGAATACCGCGCTACGTTTGCTTTCCACAGTGGTAGCGAAAGAGCCTGCCAACCAGCAGGCATGGTTGTATTTGTCTTTGGCACAACCGCGTGAAAAGGCGCAACAAGCATTAGATCAGCTTTTAAAGCTCAACCCTGCTCACCAAACTGCCATTACATTATCTCTCAAGTTGAAAGAAAATCCCGAAGCTGAATTATTGCTCTCTGATATTTTATCCGAAGCTGAAATTGCTGTTTTGGCGGCAAGCAATGAAGCTACCAAGCCAGTTCGTAAAGCGGGGCGACCTTCTCGCAAGGCTAAGGCTGTTTTAGAGGTGGATAGCAAACCTATTGAGTTTGTTGAAGCCGCTGTTGAACTTACAGAAACAGAATTTGAAGCTGCTGTTACAACGTTTGCCGAGAATGACTTAACCCATCCGGCTACTGCACAAATGCCTCTCGAAGATGATGCACAACAAACCCCTGCTTTAGCCGAAACCACAACTACCTTTGAGCCTATTATTGTGCCTAGTGATGAGCCTTTGCCGACATTGGGCGAAATTAGCGAACCTCTAACTTTTGAGACGGATTATACCTTTTTCTTTGATACGGAAAGAGTACAAGAAAAAAATAACCCGGTTGCTACTCCAATTTTGCAAGCCTCCACCAAAACAGCCACACCCCCGCAGAACTCGGTTATTACCGCTTCGGCTGATTCGTCCGTATCTGCTGCTCTAGCTAATGATGATTTCTGGAAACGGGCTGCTGCTCAGTTCAATTCGCCCTACACCTTGCGCGGAGTAGGGAAACTAAACCCACGTCCGGTACGCCGTACTCGTGGACCTACTCGTGCTTTTGTCTCAGTCACCAACTTCGGTTTGCTAATGATTATGCTGGCAAGCATCATCTTGCTGGTATATCTTTACCTGCTGTTCTTCTAG
- a CDS encoding PrsW family intramembrane metalloprotease: protein MEFIIVFLASLIPGLFWMWWYYRQDKYEKEPKHLLALVFITGIPISLLIGLFEYSIDQAGKQGNIALSESENILPVILFYLLVVALTEELGKLAITYLLAYRHPAFNEPVDGIIYAAASGLGFATFENVFFIINEGPVIILLRGPVSTLGHVLFSAMWGAALGLAKFDRLKTTAKRRVIAGLMLAVITHAIFDLIIALGQRISEWVALSSILFLGLLYLVVSRQIAALLNLSQFKPATIAIHTLRDLRQRRSSENDQHYVPNPYLKKPEIDLKEEEQDR from the coding sequence ATGGAATTTATCATTGTCTTTCTCGCTTCTCTGATACCCGGCTTATTTTGGATGTGGTGGTACTATCGCCAAGATAAATACGAAAAAGAACCCAAGCACTTACTGGCTTTAGTTTTTATTACCGGAATACCAATTTCATTGCTAATCGGCTTGTTTGAATACTCGATAGATCAAGCCGGAAAACAAGGTAATATTGCACTAAGTGAAAGTGAGAATATTCTACCGGTAATACTCTTCTACCTTTTAGTAGTAGCTTTGACCGAAGAGTTAGGCAAACTGGCGATAACTTACTTGCTGGCTTACCGACACCCTGCTTTCAACGAACCGGTTGATGGCATTATTTACGCCGCTGCAAGCGGGCTAGGTTTTGCGACTTTTGAAAATGTTTTCTTTATAATTAACGAAGGTCCTGTAATTATCCTGCTACGGGGTCCTGTCAGCACTCTGGGGCATGTTCTGTTCTCCGCAATGTGGGGCGCAGCTCTAGGACTCGCCAAATTCGATCGTTTGAAAACAACAGCAAAGCGGCGGGTTATTGCCGGGCTAATGTTGGCGGTAATTACCCATGCTATCTTTGACTTGATCATCGCTTTAGGTCAAAGAATATCCGAATGGGTGGCTTTATCATCCATTTTATTTCTAGGACTATTATATCTGGTGGTATCGCGCCAGATAGCCGCGTTATTGAACCTATCACAGTTTAAACCTGCTACAATCGCAATCCACACCTTACGTGATTTGCGCCAGCGTCGCTCTAGCGAAAACGACCAGCATTATGTGCCAAATCCATATTTAAAGAAACCTGAAATAGATTTAAAAGAAGAAGAGCAAGACAGATAG
- a CDS encoding AEC family transporter produces the protein MGNFDQVFQTIIVVFGLVMVGAGVRAAQWLRPEDAKRIFPPLINNVFLPAVIFNGIKKTRDKPISPEVLKVSLIALLVILFCGVMAWSLGRILKLQRRQMGAFILTATFGSTGFVGLPLVKGIYGDKGILPHAFYSEIGSLTLLVTMGVIIASFYGEGGRFGWQTLLAIPRSGPFIGLVLALIFYKDDLPTFITATLDTLGAVTLPLMMFLVGVTIVWKNIGSILPSIIALNLIKLLVSPIIGIVLAKILLPDDQMTQGVILLNASTPAIILCLAYANQYKLDEEFTSAAVFSSFFFSLPTILLMTALFLPR, from the coding sequence ATGGGTAATTTTGACCAAGTTTTCCAAACAATCATAGTCGTCTTCGGTTTAGTGATGGTCGGTGCAGGTGTACGTGCCGCTCAATGGCTACGTCCAGAAGATGCCAAGCGCATTTTCCCGCCACTGATTAACAATGTGTTTCTTCCGGCTGTTATCTTTAACGGCATCAAAAAAACCAGAGATAAACCCATCTCCCCGGAAGTCCTCAAAGTTTCGCTTATCGCTCTGTTGGTAATCCTCTTTTGCGGCGTTATGGCATGGAGTCTTGGGCGCATCCTTAAATTACAACGCCGCCAAATGGGCGCATTTATCCTGACCGCTACTTTCGGCAGCACCGGTTTTGTGGGTTTACCGCTGGTCAAGGGCATATACGGTGACAAAGGAATCTTGCCGCACGCCTTCTATAGCGAAATCGGCAGCCTAACCCTGCTCGTAACTATGGGTGTGATTATTGCTTCTTTCTACGGAGAAGGCGGGCGCTTTGGCTGGCAAACGCTGCTGGCAATTCCGCGTTCAGGTCCTTTTATCGGGTTGGTACTGGCGCTAATCTTCTATAAGGACGACTTGCCAACCTTTATAACTGCTACTCTTGATACACTGGGAGCAGTAACCCTACCCCTGATGATGTTCCTTGTAGGCGTAACGATAGTCTGGAAAAATATCGGCAGTATCTTACCTTCTATCATTGCGCTGAACCTAATCAAATTGCTAGTATCACCGATCATCGGAATTGTCCTTGCTAAAATCTTGCTACCGGACGACCAGATGACACAGGGTGTAATTTTACTGAACGCTTCAACCCCGGCTATCATTCTCTGTCTTGCCTATGCCAACCAATACAAGTTGGACGAAGAATTTACCAGTGCAGCAGTTTTTTCAAGCTTCTTCTTTTCTCTTCCTACGATTCTTCTCATGACAGCGTTATTCTTACCGCGTTAA
- a CDS encoding MerR family transcriptional regulator has translation MEVNKTKVPPPVDSPNNGIPKRGRGRPRTHPLEIEKSADSLAPENLPAYGVEITSTTHETETKRRGRKSKTPNPGSGFEVRISPDKAVYPLSIAADILKLHPRTLRIYEEQELVVPFRTKTQRRRYSQNDIFKLQFVQFLTQKRGVNLSGVKIILIMLEELRKTISDPIKYFFPDFIEME, from the coding sequence ATGGAAGTAAATAAAACCAAAGTTCCCCCGCCTGTAGATTCTCCCAATAATGGAATACCTAAAAGGGGGCGAGGTCGTCCTAGAACGCATCCATTAGAGATTGAAAAAAGCGCAGATAGTCTTGCACCGGAAAACCTTCCAGCTTATGGCGTGGAAATTACCAGCACTACCCATGAAACAGAAACTAAAAGACGAGGGCGCAAAAGTAAAACCCCTAATCCCGGAAGCGGGTTTGAAGTTCGTATCAGCCCTGATAAAGCGGTATACCCGCTTAGCATTGCAGCAGACATTCTTAAGTTGCACCCTCGCACCTTGCGCATCTATGAAGAACAAGAGTTAGTTGTGCCATTTCGCACCAAAACTCAGCGCCGCCGTTATTCCCAGAACGACATCTTTAAATTGCAATTTGTTCAATTCTTGACTCAAAAACGCGGCGTGAACCTGAGCGGTGTCAAAATTATTCTCATAATGCTCGAAGAATTGCGAAAAACAATTAGCGACCCTATAAAATATTTCTTCCCAGACTTTATAGAAATGGAATAG
- a CDS encoding HU family DNA-binding protein has product MHKNEFIKQLARETSLPQKQVNQVVKSTIELIARSLRNGDKVVLTGFGTFEVRTRRERKGVNPQTKERIVIPETQTPGFTASNTLKNIVLGKAETSLLSSEFDSNHNEDEMPKQRRGRGRKNGA; this is encoded by the coding sequence ATGCACAAAAATGAGTTCATCAAACAATTAGCCCGTGAAACTTCTCTACCTCAAAAACAGGTTAATCAGGTCGTCAAATCTACGATTGAACTGATTGCCCGCAGCCTACGCAATGGAGACAAAGTGGTGCTGACAGGCTTTGGCACTTTTGAGGTGCGGACTAGGCGCGAACGCAAGGGGGTAAACCCTCAAACCAAAGAGCGCATTGTAATACCCGAAACCCAGACTCCCGGCTTTACCGCCAGCAATACTCTGAAAAATATTGTTTTGGGAAAAGCCGAAACCTCGTTATTATCCAGTGAATTCGATAGTAACCATAATGAAGATGAAATGCCCAAGCAAAGAAGAGGTCGTGGGAGAAAAAACGGAGCTTAG